A window of the Oncorhynchus keta strain PuntledgeMale-10-30-2019 chromosome 21, Oket_V2, whole genome shotgun sequence genome harbors these coding sequences:
- the LOC127910539 gene encoding uncharacterized protein LOC127910539 → MCLKMIENVLKMIENVLKKIENVLKVIENVLKVIENVLKVIENVLKVIENVLIENVLKMIENVLKVIENVLKKIENVLKMIENVLKVIENVLKVIENVLKKIENVLKVIENVLKVIENVLKVIENVLKVIENVLKVIENVLKVIENVLKVIENVLKVIENVLKMIENVLKVIENVLKMIENVFEDDRECVEGDRECVEENVLKMIENVLKMIENVLKVIENVLKMIENVLKVIENVLKVIENVLKMIENVLKVIENVLKMIENVLKVIENVLKVIENVLKMIENVLKMIENVLKAIENVLKVIENVLKATPSPLATF, encoded by the exons ATGTGTTTGAAGATGATAGAGAATGTGTTGAAG ATGATAGAGAATGTGTTGAAGAAGATAGAGAATGTGTTGAAG GTGATAGAGAATGTGTTGAAGGTGATAGAGAATGTGTTGAAGGTGATAGAGAATGTGTTGAAGGTGATAGAGAATGTGTTGATAGAGAATGTGTTGAAGATGATAGAGAATGTGTTGAAGGTGATAGAGAATGTGTTGAAGAAGATAGAGAATGTGTTGAAGATGATAGAGAATGTGTTGAAGGTGATAGAGAATGTGTTGAAG GTGATAGAGAATGTGTTGAAGAAGATAGAGAATGTGTTGAAGGTGATAGAGAATGTGTTGAAGGTGATAGAGAATGTGTTGAAGGTGATAGAGAATGTGTTGAAGGTGATAGAGAATGTGTTGAAG GTGATAGAGAATGTGTTGAAGGTGATAGAGAATGTGTTGAAGGTGATAGAGAATGTGTTGAAGGTGATAGAGAATGTGTTGAAGATGATAGAGAATGTGTTGAAGGTGATAGAGAATGTGTTGAAGATGATAGAGAATGTGTTTGAAGATGATAGAGAATGTGTTGAAGGCGATAGAGAATGTGTTGAAG AGAATGTGTTGAAGATGATAGAGAATGTGTTGAAGATGATAGAGAATGTGTTGAAGGTGATAGAGAATGTGTTGAAGATGATAGAGAATGTGTTGAAGGTGATAGAGAATGTGTTGAAGGTGATAGAGAATGTGTTGAAGATGATAGAGAATGTGTTGAAGGTGATAGAGAATGTGTTGAAGATGATAGAGAATGTGTTGAAGGTGATAGAGAATGTGTTGAAGGTGATAGAGAATGTGTTGAAGATGATAGAGAATGTGTTGAAGATGATAGAGAATGTGTTGAAGGCGATAGAGAATGTGTTGAAGGTGATAGAGAATGTGTTGAAGGCGACACCTTCACCTTTGGCCACCTTTTGA